One genomic region from Nocardia vinacea encodes:
- a CDS encoding ABA4-like family protein: MTRALFDLTFWPAVPFWALMILAPRWRRTPTIVASPLICAPPLLIYATLVLPEFGPFLSALANPNLPGLQTILAGSTGAAAAWAHFVGFDLFLGRWIYFDSRERGIHPVPISVLLLFTILFAPLGVLGYLIIRFLPAYRPIPNQPTYAET, encoded by the coding sequence ATGACCCGTGCGCTATTCGACCTCACCTTCTGGCCGGCCGTGCCCTTCTGGGCACTGATGATTCTGGCGCCGCGGTGGCGCCGAACGCCAACCATCGTCGCGTCACCGCTGATATGCGCGCCGCCGCTGCTGATCTACGCGACGCTGGTGCTACCGGAGTTCGGGCCGTTCCTGTCCGCTCTTGCCAACCCGAACCTGCCTGGGCTGCAAACAATTCTCGCCGGCAGTACGGGCGCGGCCGCGGCGTGGGCGCACTTCGTCGGATTCGATCTTTTTCTGGGCCGCTGGATCTACTTCGACAGCCGCGAACGCGGCATCCATCCCGTGCCGATCAGCGTACTGCTGCTGTTCACGATCTTGTTCGCGCCGCTCGGCGTACTCGGCTACCTGATCATCCGATTCCTCCCGGCATACCGACCGATACCGAACCAACCCACCTATGCGGAGACATAA